A region of the Drosophila ananassae strain 14024-0371.13 chromosome XL, ASM1763931v2, whole genome shotgun sequence genome:
tttttctttagaAAATAGTTTAGAAATGTCTAAAATATCCAACACCaatttggaaaaaatgtttttcaaagtTTATCTCTAATTTGTAGACACTTTTTAGTAAAAACTAACCCTTGGGATTAAAATTACATCTatttgcccaaaatgaaaCCCAAAATCAATCAATTCTTAATTCTTAATAGATTATTACTTAATactttttaactaaaaaaacaCTAATCCCCTAAGTGGTCTCTTAAGTTTCAAAACTTTTCAAATATAACTCCCCAAAAGCCCCTAAAAACCATTCTTAAGACTTCCAATAGCCCCATCTTCCGGCGGTTTGGGATTTTTTCACTACTCCCTAAGGGGGGCAGGGTTTTTTCCCGGAGTGTATCCGCTCTCTGGGCGACTCCGTTTGACATTGGCCAGGCCGTAGAGCCGTAGAGCAGCTGTAGAGCAGCCGGAGCTCTGGCCACCAGAGGCACTCGTCCGGCGAGCACTGTTGCCAAGTACGAGTATAAAAGTCCAAGCACAGACGCAAACGTAATATACGGCCGGAGAGCTGATAACACACGGGCCTGCCACTTGTCCGGCGGATTGGTTGGTGGATCGCTCGGTGGTGCGGGAGAGGCTacggctgctgctggtgctgctgctagGCTAGCGTCGTAAAAGCCAATTCTATCAAAAACACGTACTCGAATCGGTACCAACCGATTTGGTCGGCCCATAAAGATACGGGCCGtgtattaatataataataaacaaagagcgaaaataaaaaaaaattggcacAAACAGCCAACAACGACAGCAACAATGAGGGGAAAAAATGCCAAATATCAGttgaaaacaaattaaaaaattcaaattggcATTAGTTATCAGAGGGGGACGGACTTTGCAATGTCTGTAGGGGTCTACGGGGTAAACTTGATAGCTTTGGCACTTCAGCGCCCGATCGGACGTGAAGAGGACCCTAAAGGCATAAAACCGTGACATAAGTCCGACTACCAGGCTGGGCCTCTCTCCGCCGTATGATTCACAGTCTCCGAAAAGTTTGggattaaattgaaaattgaaaaatcttTAGCTAtaatttcttataaaaatatcatattAAATCCCAGCTAGAAACAAGCTAGAAACTAGCCAACAATCCACCACTATCGTACgatttaattttcataaattccTCTCCCTTTTTTCTTTATTCGCCCCGAGAGTTAAACTTTGTATTTAAATAAGTTTGTAGTTTTGTTTGTGGTTTCACAAATCTAACAAAAGGTGAAGTTCAAAAGATTTAAgatttgcgaaaaaaaaaacaaaaaacaagaaacaaaaaagaaaagaaactgaaactttatttaattcagaTTCATatctctttctcttttttgttttaaaaaattgttgaatgATTTCACTTTTGTCCTTGCAGCCTGCATGTCCTGTCCCTGGGCGGCAACCTCATCAGCGAGGTGCCGGAGTCGGTGGGATCCCTGAACCAGCTGCAGGCTCTCGTCCTGTGCGACAACCTGATCGAGATCCTGCCCACGAGCATTGCGCGCCTGAAGAACCTCAAGTCCCTGCTCCTGCACAAGAATCGACTGCGTCATCTGCCCAAGGACATAGTGGCCTTGAAGAATCTAACGGAGGTAGGgaattatattttgtttatttaactCTTATATTTAAAACTCTTATACTACGTATCGTAACTGTTCTgtcattacgtatacgtaatttgtTTCccacattacgtatacgtaatatgtACCATTCCGCAAAATGCACTGCCtacgttgcgtatacgcaatatttgaatttttattgaaataaatataaaaaaagaaaacaaaatatttattaaaaatataaatacaattttatagAATCTGTTTCATACtaaccttttcttttttccagCTAAGTCTCCGCGACAATCCTTTGGTGGTCCGCTTCGTCCAGGACATGGCCCTGAAGCCGCCCACTCTCCTGGAGCTGGCCGGTAGGATGGTGAAGGCCAGTGGTCAGAGGCCCGGACCCTACGACATCCCAAGGACCCTGGCCGAGTACTTGAACAGCGCCAACTGCTGCGTGAATCCCAACTGCAAGGGCGTCTTCTTCGACAATCGGGTGGAGCACATCAAGTTCGTGGACTTTTGTGGAAAGTATCGGGTCCCGCTGCTGCAGTACCTCTGCTCCTCGAAATGTATCGAACCGGAGGAGCCGGCACGCGGCATAGCACCGTTGCAGGCGAATGTGAGCAGTGCCAGCAGCGGATTTATGATGCGGAAGGTGCTGCTGGGCTAGGAGCGTTCCCGTCCGGCCCGGGCCCGCCCATTCCGCCGGCTCCAGGGAGCGTACAAAACGGAGCGTCGGCCGTTGCGATTCGATGCGGTTCGGTTCGGTTGCGGGGAAACGGAAACGAACTGACATCGGATATTGGAACGGAAACACGGCAATTGTTATTTGGAATCGGAACGGATCGGAACGGAACGGAAACGGAGACGACGGCGGTAACggtggcaaaaaaaatatacaaaaaagaCGATTTCGGAGACGAAAACAGATCGATATTCGCTCCGACGACTGGAGGAACCCATTGGCGCTGGAATCCCATTGGCTTCACTTCACATCATTTGACACGCACACGTTATCAAATCCAACATGAACTAGTTTTCTAAGCGATTTCTACATCCATATGACCCTACGGCCTTGCTTGTCcgtttttctgtttctgtttgtttgcttgtttGCTTGTTGTTATccacaaatacacacacagtCTATGCCAAGTCCTTTTCATTTCCGGGATATTGGGGGGGTCAGGATATTGGGTAGCCTCCTAGGTAGCCTCCTAGAAGGGAAATAGGTCTAGTGGAGTTAACTATACTACCATCTTGAAACTTATTAAGATTTAGATGGTTTGTAGAAGCAAGTCCTTGAAGAGCTACGAATTCGAAGGTATATCTTTCAGAAAACGTAGAAAAATATCCATATTTGTCGCCAAAACTAACTAATCCAAGTAATATCCTTTTCTTTTAGAAGAAAATTAGTTTGTAGGATATATTATTATAGCCTATATCTAAGATATATTAGAATATTTTAGAAAACCTAAGGAAATCTTTTgaaaaagtaatatttttcaGAGAAAATATCCTTTTTGAGGAACTATAAACTAAAGCCTGCTTTTAGGAGACAAATTTTATTaactaaaaacaattttaaaattactgAAAGCAGAAAAAAGCAGCCAGTCCTTCCACATAAACACCTTGCACTTATTTTTGTATAGATACTTTTTATTGTGGGTTCAATCGCTCACATCTGCCTGGAGGCAGACTACTACTAGattatccaaaaaaaaaaagttacatGAGAGTGGCGAAGGAAAGGTGAACAAGGGAGGGGGGCTACAAGGGACAGTGACAtgaacaggaacaggaacaggacaAGGAACTGGAAACAGGCACAGGAACACTAGGAACACGAGATGTATATGATCGGATGTGGATCTCTGGGGGTTTCTTCTATAAAATATccatattaattaaaatacataaatacacaAAACTAGAGGGCGGCCAACGAGGGGGTCACAGATTGGTGGAACACGAAACACAGTCAACAGAGTACTCTAAACTTAGGCTTGACTGCTTTTTAACTTACGCCTACAAAGGGGGAGTGGTGGTGGGGCCCCGAAACCGCCGCAGAGATTCTCACGGCTTCAAATTCGGGGCGGAGGGGTGCGTGGGGGATTGGATTACATCTATGGTACCCGCGGGATGGGCGCTTGACTTACAATGCTAAGTAATATGGAGTAGTAGTTGAATGTAGTTGAAGTCGCCGCTATCGACGTGCAGTGTCTACTGGTCCATTACCTCCTGACTGGTGTCGTCCACCTCCATGGCGGCCGGCTCGTCCTTGGCAACGTCGTCTGTGGCCATTTCGGCGGAGGCCGGTGGCGGAGCGCTATCGGCCATAACCACCTCTTCGTCGCGTGCCTCCTCCTCGGCGGGGGTGTCCTCCATGGGCTGATCGTTCAATGCCAATGCTGGCGGAGTGACAGCCCCAGCTACGGCAGCTGGCTCGGCATCATCCACACCCTCACCCTCAGCTTCgacggcggtggcggcggcgacggcgacggcaGCTGCTTCTGCAACAGGCGGCGGCGTTGAAACTGATTCGGTGGCAGCAGCTGCCACCGGAGATTTTGGTGTGGCAGCATCAGCGGCATCAGCGTCTGCCACATCTTCGGGGACAGCTGCTGTTTCCTTCTCTGGCTCCTCCTTGGCATCATCGGCAGTCTTATCGTGGTCTACCTTTTTATCGGCATCGGCTGCCGGCTCGGCAGTCTTCTCCTCTGGCTCGTCCTTCTCCGGACTCTCCTTCTTTTGCGGCTCCTTGGCCGGCGACTCAGTCTCAGTCTTTTCGGATTTGCTCTCCTTGGATTCGGCTTCTGGCTTGGCCTCGGCCTGGGTCTCCTTATCCTTTTCTAGTGCCTCAGCTTGCTTCTCGGCTGGTTCGGCTGTTTCTTTCTCATCTGTGGTCTTCTCCTCGGGATCAGGAGATACTGCTTCCTCCTTGTCCTTGTCAGCCTCAGCTTTGGAGGACTTCTCATCGGCAGGAGCGTCATCTTTAGCTGGCTTTCCAGACAGTTTCTCTTCTTGCTTCTCCAACTTCTCTGCCTTTTCGGTTTCTTGCTTCTCAACGATCTTCTTCAGCGGCTCGGCCACTTCATCCTCCTTATCCTGCTCCTTCTCATCGAGTTTCGGCTCCTTTTCCATCTCTTCATCGGCGGTATCTTTTTCGGC
Encoded here:
- the LOC6502099 gene encoding serine/threonine-protein phosphatase 4 regulatory subunit 2 — translated: MVTMENSDEILQILERFTRLKQKEIPKELEDYLQYVAKTGDTIFKWSSLKYLFREKLLNVIKHFNEDSPRLEEIPNYPNVDPFNYETMKSTLLERLDLFNAAPFTVQRLCELLIDPRKQYSRIDKFMRALEKNILVVSTIDPGRKRTESENGDSLDSVVNGDLSLEVNIDIEMENEASFNNGNAEEGSAPSSGSGALKASCPRSEGGPQPKAKKAKLEFEGDEEAADASSKKSDNDETDARQEAAEIEEPDEEIEEAEDLKTTKQSLNGAKQGESSPAAAAEDDDSSASPEAEKDTADEEMEKEPKLDEKEQDKEDEVAEPLKKIVEKQETEKAEKLEKQEEKLSGKPAKDDAPADEKSSKAEADKDKEEAVSPDPEEKTTDEKETAEPAEKQAEALEKDKETQAEAKPEAESKESKSEKTETESPAKEPQKKESPEKDEPEEKTAEPAADADKKVDHDKTADDAKEEPEKETAAVPEDVADADAADAATPKSPVAAAATESVSTPPPVAEAAAVAVAAATAVEAEGEGVDDAEPAAVAGAVTPPALALNDQPMEDTPAEEEARDEEVVMADSAPPPASAEMATDDVAKDEPAAMEVDDTSQEVMDQ
- the LOC6502310 gene encoding leucine-rich repeat-containing protein 58, which codes for MEVYTSDSSDTDSREQKTLDFGRMSLDLVTLEDHLSSPQKGLLKASGDIETMLLNHNRLVGLPRLLQQFANLKILDLSSNAITQLPDAVCQLPLVTLIAKNNLLTNGSLPKSLLSKQVSNAGGTVGGSTLKELNLSGNQLTHFPEQVTELRQLKYLYLGGNKISTVSKDIWKMQSLHVLSLGGNLISEVPESVGSLNQLQALVLCDNLIEILPTSIARLKNLKSLLLHKNRLRHLPKDIVALKNLTELSLRDNPLVVRFVQDMALKPPTLLELAGRMVKASGQRPGPYDIPRTLAEYLNSANCCVNPNCKGVFFDNRVEHIKFVDFCGKYRVPLLQYLCSSKCIEPEEPARGIAPLQANVSSASSGFMMRKVLLG